One Elaeis guineensis isolate ETL-2024a chromosome 10, EG11, whole genome shotgun sequence genomic window carries:
- the LOC105035122 gene encoding uncharacterized protein isoform X6 encodes MSEMDPDQIWNHPCPDPRLNLENGSFVLSSENVAVNDVNSMNNFNITHGSNGPPLSTFTSEIPNYMAIGTSHDLSLRAPSAASSSQRPLSYVQQGPPFYNQHATGDVGCMVNPHMDHGRASYKRKIPELSIVSDRGNASRYYGAGSASSLPFTNELIQPKPLSGPHCWPWDPVSMVPSYSSNVLSSGEGSQRNVRARHNHAFHVETVPIGVHASNNLPQHFHSAADTSGLGVVGQWSQNSVPMDPQRVALSSDVGSFNHQMNQSLAGSSGTNNSIEIDGGCHSNLIASRNSSTALASIQGPPTGGLGLARSNYGQRTSYRAISSYPSVGFTVTSEDGRQPGMETVMPPGQPRPLTTIGRHGERNGRARNFYDRFQSFSDEDNNGRRRVSEGVAIMDRPTFYDSRNFFDQHHDMRLDIDNMSYEELLALGDRIGIVSTGLSEDAISRCLMEILYCSSKQDQDDEEELKCAICLEEYRGGESLGRLNCGHDFHASCIKQWLLIKNVCPICKASALEDTIKEK; translated from the exons ATGTCTGAAATGGATCCTGACCAAATCTGGAATCATCCATGCCCAGATCCTCGCCTGAACTTGG AAAATGGTTCTTTCGTGCTTTCTTCAGAGAATGTAGCAGTCAATGATGTGAATTCAATGAACAACTTTAACATCACTCACGGATCAAATGGCCCTCCATTGTCTACTTTCACTTCAGAGATTCCAAATTACATGGCAATTGGAACCTCACATGATCTCAGCCTGCGTGCTCCATCTGCTGCCAGCTCTAGTCAGCGTCCCCTGAGTTATGTCCAGCAAGGACCTCCTTTCTACAATCAACATGCAACTGGGGATGTGGGCTGCATGGTTAATCCTCATATGGACCATGGAAGAGCATCATATAAAAGAAAGATCCCAGAACTCTCAATAGTTTCTGACAGAGGAAACGCCAGCAGATATTATGGTGCTGGTAGTGCTTCCAGTCTTCCCTTTACAAATGAGCTAATACAGCCAAAGCCTTTATCAGGTCCTCATTGTTGGCCTTGGGATCCTGTTAGCATGGTCCCCAGTTACAGCAGTAATGTCTTATCTTCTGGAGAAGGATCTCAGAGAAATGTCCGAGCCCGACATAATCATGCCTTTCATGTGGAAACAGTCCCAATTGGGGTCCATGCATCTAACAATCTACCTCAACATTTTCATTCAGCAGCAGATACTTCTGGTCTGGGTGTAGTAGGGCAATGGAGCCAAAATTCTGTGCCTATGGATCCCCAAAGAGTGGCTCTATCTTCAG ATGTTGGCTCCTTCAATCATCAGATGAATCAGTCCCTTGCGGGAAGCAGTGGCACCAATAACAGTATAGAGATTGATGGGGGGTGCCACTCCAATCTCATTGCAAGTAGAAATTCAAGTACTGCTCTAGCAAGTATTCAGGGTCCTCCCACAGGGGGCCTAGGGCTGGCTCGTAGTAACTATGGTCAAAGAACTTCTTATAGGGCCATTTCGAGCTACCCATCTGTGGGTTTTACGGTCACTTCTGAAGATGGCAGGCAGCCGGGAATGGAAACTGTTATGCCTCCCGGACAGCCAAGGCCACTGACTACTATTGGGCGTCATGGTGAGAGGAATGGGAGGGCAAGGAATTTCTATGATAGATTCCAGTCATTTTCAGATGAAGACAATAATGGCAGGAGACGGGTTTCTGAG GGGGTTGCTATAATGGACCGGCCAACCTTCTATGATTCTAGGAATTTCTTTGATCAGCACCATGACATGAGACTAGACATTGATAACATGAGTTATGAG GAGCTGCTTGCACTGGGAGACAGAATTGGAATTGTTAGCACAGGCTTGTCTGAAGATGCCATCTCAAGATGTTTGATGGAGATATTGTACTGCTCTTCCAAACAGGATCAGGATGATGAGGAAGAATTAAAGTGTGCAATATGCTTG GAAGAGTATAGAGGTGGAGAAAGTCTTGGGAGACTGAACTGTGGACATGATTTTCATGCCAGCTGCATTAAGCAATGGTTGCTGATAAAGAATGTCTGCCCAATCTGCAAAGCCTCAGCCTTGGAAGATACTATAAAGGAAAAATAA